The region GCAAACCGGTTGCCGGCATTCTGTTTCTTACGCGCAAGCCCGCATGAGCGAATATTTCTTGCGATTTCTTATTAGGTCAGCATTACTTACCTATTTCGCTTGATTGGCACGCCAGAACACTGATATTGCACAGCTATCCGCAGAAAGCGCGGCGATAAAACGCCGGGCGATCCTGTTCATTTCACAATCAAAACCCACCGCGTCCGGCTTTCCCCGGACGTGTTCCTGAACGCGTCTGCTGTTGGAGACTGGCGACATGACACAGCTCATCAATGCCCTTGGCTTCTGGAATACCAGCGCCACGCGCCATGCCCCGATCGAGGATGTGCAGGGCATCTTCTCCGGCAGCCTGGTCGCCGCACTCGGCCTCTACGTGCTCGCCAGCGCCGGGCTTCTCACAGGCAGCACCGCCGGTGTGGCCTTCCTTCTGCATTATGCTTTCGGCGTCAATTTCGGTCTTGCCTTCTTCCTGCTCAACCTGCCGTTCTTTTGGCTGTCGTGGAAGCGTCTCGGCATGGCTTTCACCATCAAGACTTTCGTCGCCATCGGCCTGACCTCGGTGCTATCAGACGTGCAGTCGCGCTTCTTCTCCATTTCGAGCATCCATCCGGCCTGGGCCGCCCTTCTCGGCGGCCTGTTGCTCGGCTTCGGCGTGCTGGCGCTCTATCGCCACCGCGCCAGCCTCGGCGGCGTCGGCATTCTCGGAGTCTATCTGCAGGAGCGGTTCGGCATCCGCGCCGGCCTAGTCCAGCTCGCCATCGACCTCTGCGTGCTCGCCGCCGCCTTCTTCGTCACCACGCCGCCCACCGTCTTCTATTCCGTCCTCGGCGCCGTCGTCCTCAACCTCTTCGTCGCCATCAACCACCGCGCCGACAGGTACATCGCGCTCTGACATTACAAATCCGTAAGCCATTCTAAACAAAACGTAACTTGCCCCTGCTCCGTTCCGGCGCGAAACTCCACTCGCGCCGGATTTGATGAGGTGAGTTATGTCAGATTTGGAAAAGCTTGTGAGACGCCGCATGCAGGAAGAATACGCCAAGGGCGCTTCCGCAGAGGAAATCGCAAAAGTCGTCCGCGACCTCTTCAACAGCATCGACCTTTCGGGCTCATCGCCTGACGCCGTTGCCGGACGGGGCACGAACGATCGCGAGTAACGGAATATTCAACCGACCCGAGATTTTCGGGTCGGTTGTTGGGATGCCATCATCCCCCGCACCGACACCCAGCTCTCCATTCGGCTATTGCCACATCCTGGGTCGAGCCACGTGTCTTAGTCCAGGCAAAAGTGCCCGCAGGGCAGATGGGGTGATAAGCCCACGTAAAAATCGCCGCCGTGCGCCTATTCCTCGCTGTCCTTGCTCCACAAACCACCCCACACTCCGTCATCCTCGGGCTTGACCCGAGGATCCACGCTGGCCTCCGTCAGACGGGGCCATGGATCCCAGGCTCAAGGCCTGGGATGACGGAGATTGGGGGTCTGTTTTGCCAAACTCGCCGTCGATGCAGCGGATGGCACGTCACACTTCCTGGTTCTACGAGATACCGTGTGGCCTCACGCTTTCCTGGTTGAGCCATCGGTCTCACCCGCTCCTTGGACTGAGGCGAGAAGAGGATATGCCGTGACCTCTCCATCCCCCGCTCACCTCTATCGCATCGGCCTCAAGCTGCTTTCACTGCTGCATCGATCGGATGCTGCGAGCGGAAGCCGACCGCCAGCCGGTTCCAGATGTTGATCGCGCCGATCGCCACGGTGATCTTCGTCATCTCCTCTTCGGAGAAATGCGCCTTCAGCGTCTCGTAATCGGCGTCCGGCGCGCCCGTCTTGGCGATATTCGTCACGGCGTCGACCCAGCCGAGCAGGGCGCGTTCGCGGGCGTCATAAACCGGCGATTCCCGCCAGACGCACATCAGGTTGATCCATTGCTCGGAGAGCCCGTCGTGGCGGGCTTCCTTCACATGCATGTCGACGCAATAGGCGCAGCCGTTGATCTGCGAGGCGCGCAGCTTGATCAGATGGATGAAGCGGCGCTCCAGCCCGGAAGACTGGACATATTGCTCGAGTGCGGCGACCGCCTTGTAGGCATCGGGGGCGGCTTTGGCGAAGTTGAAACGCGGTTGCATGATCTTCTCCTTTGTTGTGGCTCAGCGAGCCGTCTTGCGTTCATGGATTTCAAGGAAGGCGCAGCCTCTGGCTGCGATCGATCCGTCGTCGAGGGCATTCAATTCGATGCCGAGATCGGCAATGCTGGTTTTGGCGAGTTCGGCCCGGTAGACCCGTTCTGCCCGGAGCATCGCCGCGCTGATATTGCAGGGCTTGGCAAAGAAGCGATCGGAGACAGGGTTCGGGCCGCGCTGGCGGATTTCGGCGCAGCGGAACGCCGGCGCCGGTCCTTCGACCGCGAGCAGAATATCGAGCAGCGAAATCTCTTCCGCCGCCTTTGCCAGCCGGTATCCGCCTTTCGGCCCCGGCACGGTATCGAGGATGCCGGCGCCAGACAGCGCCTGCAGATGTTTCAACAGATAGCTCGTCGACACCCCGTGGAATTCCGCCAGGGCCGCGGCCGACAGCACGCCGCCCTCGGAAAGGCCGGAAAGCATCGCAACGCTGTGAATGGCCTGCTCGACGCCATCGCTCATCTTCATCGAGGCAATCTCCTAATCGTGGATAAAATATATCCATGATTATAGCGGCTGTCAAGAGCAGACCTTAGGGCTGGCCGCTTGCCTTTCTCCCGACGACGGATAGAAACGGGAAAAACGACAGGGGAACATCATGGCAGCCAACGCCTTTACAGGCCTTCTGAACTCCAGCGCCGACCGCCATTCGCTGTTCGACGACGCCCAGGGCATCGTCGCCGGCAGCATGCTCGCCGTGCTTGGCGTCTCGCTGCTCTCCGGCGCCGGACTGCTTGCCGGCGGCACGGCCGGTCTCGCCTTCCTCGCCCATTATGCGACCGGCTTCAGCTTCGGCCTCTGCTTTTTTGCCGTGAACCTGCCCTTTTATTATCTCGCCTTCCGCCGCATGGGGCCGGCCTTTACCATCAAGACCTTCGCCGCCATCGCGCTGACCTCGGTTCTGTCCGAATTCGTGCCCGGCTTCATCGGCATTGGGCATGTCAATCCTATTGCCGGGGCGCTCTTCGGCGGCCTTGTCATCGGCGCCGGCATGCTGGCGCTCTTCCGGCACCGCGCCAGCCTCGGCGGCATCGGCATCCTCGCCCTCTATATCCAGGATCGTCTCGGCTGGCGCGCCGGCCTCGTCCAGCTCGGCTTCGACTGTCTCATCCTGGCGCTCTCCTTCCTCGTCGCCAGCCCCTCGATCATCGCCTGCTCCGTGCTCGGCGCCATCGTGTTCAACCTCACGCTCGCCATCAACCACCGCAAGGACCGCTATATCGCAGTCTAAATCAGGCAAGCAGCGCATGATGTCGCCCGAAAACCGCTCACACTTTTCGGCATCATGCGCGTAAGCGGATGGCGGCTCTTCTTTTTCCCTGAGCTTTCACTACCTTCAGGGCGTGGACCAGATCGATTCCGAAGCCCGCGTTTTGCTTCCTGCCGCCTTTACCCGCTGGTTTGCGGAAAAGGGCTGGCGTCCGCGCGCCCATCAGCTGGAACTGCTTGCCCGCGCCGAGGCCGGCGAAAGCACGCTGCTGATTGCTCCCACAGGCGCCGGCAAGACGCTTGCCGGCTTCCTGCCGTCGCTCACCGACCTTACCCGCCGCGGCAGGATTCCGCCCGGCTCCGCCTTCACCGGCATTCACACGCTCTATGTCTCGCCACTGAAGGCCCTGGCGATCGATATCGAGCGCAATCTGATGAAACCGGTGGCGGAGATGGGCCTGCCGGTCACCGTCGAAAACCGCACCGGCGATACGCCGAACGCCAAGCGCCAGCGCCAGAAGCTCAGTCCGCCGGATATTCTGCTGACGACGCCGGAACAGGTCGCCCTGCTTCTCGCCAACCGCGAGGCCGAGCGCTTCTTCAAGGATCTGAAATATGTCGTCCTCGACGAGCTGCATTCGCTCGTCACCTCCAAACGCGGCCATATGCTGTCGCTCGGCCTTGCCCGTCTGCGCCGCCTGGCCCCCGGCCTCCAGACGATCGGCCTGTCGGCGACCGTCGCCGAGCCGATGGATCTGCAGAAATGGCTTGTCGCCCAACAGGAGGGTAGCGGGCAGGAGGGCAGGGAGCATCATGCCGGCCTCGTCGTCGTCGAAGGCGGCGCCAAGCCCGATATCTCGATCCTGTCGACCGAAGAGCGCATTCCCTGGGCCGGCCATTCCGCCAAATATGCCATTCCCGATGTCTACAACAAGCTCCTCGATCACCAGACGACGCTGCTCTTCGTCAATACCCGCAGCCAGGCCGAGATGCTGTTCCAGGAGCTCTGGACGATCAATGACGACAACCTGCCGATCGCCCTCCATCACGGTTCGCTCGATGTCGCCCAGCGCCGCAAGGTCGAGGCGGCGATGGCCGAAAACCGGCTGCGCGCCGTCGTCGCCACCTCGACGCTCGATCTCGGCATCGACTGGGGCGATGTCGATCTGGTCATCCATGTCGGCGCGCCGAAGGGCGCCTCGCGTCTTGCCCAGCGCATCGGCCGCGCCAATCACCGCATGGACGAGCCCTCGAAGGCGATCCTGGTGCCGGCCAACCGTTTCGAGGTGATGGAGTGCCAGGCAGCGCTCGACGCCAATTATATCGGCGCCCAGGACACGCCGCCCGTCGGCCGCGGCGCGCTGGACGTGCTCGCCCAGCACGTGCTCGGCATGGCCTGCGCCGAACCTTTCGACATGCTGGAACTCTACGATGAAATCATCAGCGCCTCGCCCTATGCCGATCTCAGCTGGGAGACCTTCGAGCGCATCGTCGATTTCGTCGCGACCGGCGGTTATGCGCTGCGCACCTATGAGCGCTATGCCCGCATCCGCAAGACCAAGGAGGGCCGCTGGCGTGTCTCCAATCCGGCCGTCGCCCAGCAATACCGCCTCAACCTCGGCACCATCGTCGAAAGCCCGATGCTGAATATCCGCATGGTCAAACGCGGCGAGGGCGGCCGGATCGGCCGCGGCGGCGCCACGCTGGGCAAGGTCGAGGAATATTTCCTCGAGCAATT is a window of Rhizobium sp. N324 DNA encoding:
- a CDS encoding YitT family protein, giving the protein MTQLINALGFWNTSATRHAPIEDVQGIFSGSLVAALGLYVLASAGLLTGSTAGVAFLLHYAFGVNFGLAFFLLNLPFFWLSWKRLGMAFTIKTFVAIGLTSVLSDVQSRFFSISSIHPAWAALLGGLLLGFGVLALYRHRASLGGVGILGVYLQERFGIRAGLVQLAIDLCVLAAAFFVTTPPTVFYSVLGAVVLNLFVAINHRADRYIAL
- a CDS encoding carboxymuconolactone decarboxylase family protein — translated: MQPRFNFAKAAPDAYKAVAALEQYVQSSGLERRFIHLIKLRASQINGCAYCVDMHVKEARHDGLSEQWINLMCVWRESPVYDARERALLGWVDAVTNIAKTGAPDADYETLKAHFSEEEMTKITVAIGAINIWNRLAVGFRSQHPIDAAVKAA
- a CDS encoding RrF2 family transcriptional regulator, with amino-acid sequence MKMSDGVEQAIHSVAMLSGLSEGGVLSAAALAEFHGVSTSYLLKHLQALSGAGILDTVPGPKGGYRLAKAAEEISLLDILLAVEGPAPAFRCAEIRQRGPNPVSDRFFAKPCNISAAMLRAERVYRAELAKTSIADLGIELNALDDGSIAARGCAFLEIHERKTAR
- a CDS encoding YitT family protein, with the translated sequence MAANAFTGLLNSSADRHSLFDDAQGIVAGSMLAVLGVSLLSGAGLLAGGTAGLAFLAHYATGFSFGLCFFAVNLPFYYLAFRRMGPAFTIKTFAAIALTSVLSEFVPGFIGIGHVNPIAGALFGGLVIGAGMLALFRHRASLGGIGILALYIQDRLGWRAGLVQLGFDCLILALSFLVASPSIIACSVLGAIVFNLTLAINHRKDRYIAV
- a CDS encoding ligase-associated DNA damage response DEXH box helicase, translating into MDQIDSEARVLLPAAFTRWFAEKGWRPRAHQLELLARAEAGESTLLIAPTGAGKTLAGFLPSLTDLTRRGRIPPGSAFTGIHTLYVSPLKALAIDIERNLMKPVAEMGLPVTVENRTGDTPNAKRQRQKLSPPDILLTTPEQVALLLANREAERFFKDLKYVVLDELHSLVTSKRGHMLSLGLARLRRLAPGLQTIGLSATVAEPMDLQKWLVAQQEGSGQEGREHHAGLVVVEGGAKPDISILSTEERIPWAGHSAKYAIPDVYNKLLDHQTTLLFVNTRSQAEMLFQELWTINDDNLPIALHHGSLDVAQRRKVEAAMAENRLRAVVATSTLDLGIDWGDVDLVIHVGAPKGASRLAQRIGRANHRMDEPSKAILVPANRFEVMECQAALDANYIGAQDTPPVGRGALDVLAQHVLGMACAEPFDMLELYDEIISASPYADLSWETFERIVDFVATGGYALRTYERYARIRKTKEGRWRVSNPAVAQQYRLNLGTIVESPMLNIRMVKRGEGGRIGRGGATLGKVEEYFLEQLSPGDTFVFSGKVLRFEGIRENECLASQAFSLDPKIPSYNGGKFPLSTYLAEQVRAMIADPDRWRHLPDQVRDWLSLQDDKSMLPKRDEFLIETFPRGSRGYMVAYPFEGRLAHQTLGMLLTRRLERAGAKPLGFVATDYSLAVWGLEDVGLMIGNGRLSLSDLFDEDMLGDDLEAWLDESFLLKRTFRNCAVIAGLIERRHPGKEKSGRQITVSADLIYDVLRSHEPDHILLQATRQDAANGLLDIGRLGDMLKRIRGHITHRPLDHISPLAVPVMLEIGREAVPGEAHDALLAEAADDLIAEALA